TCCACCAAAACAAATGCCTGAAGGCGCATTGAACTATGTTCGCGATGCGCCACCGTAATAACAAGGAATACAGGActtgcttagagcatctccagccgttggcccccaagggggcgcctaaaatcgccgcctgggcgTGACCCGGCGCAAAAAGTGGGTCTGGGGGTGAGTTGgcccccagccgccgcccccagggcCGGCCCCAGGCGTAAAAAAAATTAGACAAACTTGGGCTGAAACACGCCACTTTTCGGCAAACATGGGCTTTTATATTCGCAAATTTGGGCTAAAACACGCTATTACATATAAAAACTAGTCAAAAAAACTTGCTGGAGGCCGAgaagtcgccgtcgtcgccgccatcgtcggccttctcctccttgactcgggcgcccctgctggaccccttcccggttggtggcggcggcggcggcgcgttatcgtcgtcgtcgctgtcgtcgatgaTGACGCTGCCGCCTTCGTCGCGGCCTCGGCGGCGCTGCGTGAAGCACTCTACGGTGGCGCGctggcgctccctcgccatcttcagggagtcttggcgtgcccattcaaggtccgcgtcgtcgtcgagctcgacctcgccatgctccgccttcaccggcgccagcagccccggctccgtcttccccGGAGCCAGCCCCGGCtccatcttcaccggcgcgagaCCCGGCTCCatcttcggcttgacgaagcgcgggggaggagccgacgaggaggcgcgccggccgccctcgctgATGACGATGCCGGCACTGCGTgtacgccggccgagcggcgtctccgccacgGGCTCGGCCTGGACGTCGAGCAGCGATggagtgccggaggagtgggaggaagaacgcgacgaggaagaggaggaggaggagccgaacctcctcgacgcccattgcccgtcgcgtcggcggtgcgtcgcggcggccgtcctcgccgggggtacgccaacggtgggttgttgccgccctcgaggtgcgccAGCACGCCGTCGAGGGTGCGGCCAtggacgccccaccagaggtggcgcccctcgctgttcttggtgtcgccgaccaccggcgccccgttggtggacgccagtcgttgctgctggcggcgctcgaagtacgccgcccaagccgtgttgttgtcggcggcgtactggggaagGGAGAGCTCGACGTCGGTGAGAGAGGCGCGTGCGATCTCGATCTCGTCGGCGAagtacgatggcatggtgacggcgtcgggcaacgggggaatgggcactcctccattgctgagcctccagcccgtcggcccggcgcgcatgtccgacgACGCTGGGATGTTCgcgtggaacaggagccaggactcctgttcgcggagcgaacggcggccgaagccgttggtggccgcctcgtctccggggaaatgCTCGGCCATCGGGGAGAGGGAGTGGCTGGGGAGAAGAGATCGGCGGGAGAGGGAGGGCTGAGGTGGCACTCCAACGCAGGCGAGCAAGACCATATATAGCCgaaggaggggaggcgtcggcgcgcgtcGGCGTGCagccccgtgacgcgccgcccgtgagaggAAGCAATGGAAAAGGTGACCGGTGGCAgccccattgattccccgcgggaaaccgaggcgtcgGGAAGACGAGGCGGACGGTGTCGTTGACGCGGCTGCCCCACGACGCGGCTGCCACGCGGcgctttcgcgccaaaaacgattcgcccggcgcccccgaacGCCCACCacgcgccgggttcgggttgggtccgcggCGTCAATTTCGGCCCGAACCGGCGAAAAATGGGCCCCAggggacgcgactgggccgattttttaacACCGGCGGTCGAAAAGTCGCCTGGGGGCTTTGTTGGGggcgtggctggagatgctcttaggggtGTGAGGTAACATGCGCCAGCATGCATGTTGGAGGCCATCCTAGAGGTGGTGCACGCGGCGGCAGAGAGAAGCGTGAGATCGATCAGGTGGCCGTTGGGCGGCGTCGCCATTGAAGTTCCCAACCTGACGAGCCAGAGCAGTAACTAAATTTGCAAGGCCCCattctaccaaaaaagaacaagagaAAGGAGAAAGAATTGAAGTCCCATTGGCCGACAAATAGCCGTATGCCCGTGCCTTCCTGCTGCCACGTACTTCGACTGTTGGCAAGCAGTGCACACGCAGCGGTTCTCGCAGCGTCCCCGTACCCTCCGCGTCACAGACTCATCACGGCCTCGATCTTTCGCCGCCCTGCCCACCGTCACGGCGCCACGGCTCACGACCACCTTAATCCTTCTACCCAACATATGCATGCGTGTCGCCGGTGCATTTTACATGCTTAATCGATCAAGATCTGCACCATTCCTCGTCAACTTCCATCACTGGTCAAGTCTTCTCGTCAACTATATGGCAGATCACATTGGCGCTGCACGTCCTGACGTCTGGCGCTATATATGGCGGCAGTGAATTCCCCATGCACGCTCTGCTGCGTCTGCGTGCGTGCTGGCACCATGGGTCGTCTTGAATTGCACTGCCGAGTGCTGACTGTGCGCTGCTGCTGCATGAATCACGAGCTCCCACGCTACTCTGCTTCCACCTGTCAAGTTTTCATTTATCGTCGCTCTTCCCCTATCTATCTATCTACAGTAGTAGATCGCTCTGCCCTGGATTTGGCTCAGACATTTAATGTTCAGAATCAATTCAACCAATACCATATCTACACGATCTTCATCTGCGTTTATATTTACCATGCCGAATCGATTCGCtcctcttatttattttatttaattttatGTTATTTTATTAAGATTGCCTAGTTCGCAACAGTAGCTATGATACTTCCATCACTGGCAACCTGATAATTCCTCCGTCTCGGTTTACAGGGCATGCACGTCATttcaggttgagaatttaactactAGCtatatatgtattatatgtgatgaAAATATTTGTTTACAAATTACATCCGCCTAAGAATTGAATTATCTACTTTTGGTGACatataactcatatttagttagtcaaatgaatGACCTAGAAGTACGCACATGTCTTACTATAAACCGGACCAAATTCCTGTCTTCAAGGCACGATCTCCACCTGCATTTACATTTACTAATCCAAATCGGTCCGCAAAGACCAATACCCTAAAGCCCCTAGGCGCGATCTCCACCTTTATATTGAGCTAGACTTCAACCCACGGCCACAACATGGAGAAGTGCTCTCCCAACGCCACTGCCACCATGCCACTAGTGAACGCCGGCGCACCGGCGCTTGCAATGCTAGCCGCAACGGCTGCCACCATCATGCTCCTTCTTGCATTCCTGAGGCGACACAGCAGCAAGACCACCCTGTCCAAGCGCGGCGGGCTGCCGCCGGGGCCCGCGGGGCTGCCAGTGCTCGGCAACATGCACCAGATGCTCGCAAACAAGCCTGTCTTCCGCTGGCTGCACCGCCTGCTGGAGGACGCCGGCGGGGAGATCGTGCGCGTGCGCCTCGGCCCCGTGCACGTCGTCGTCGTGGCGTGCCCCGCGATGGCCCGTGAGGTGCTGCGCAAGAACGACGCCGTGTTCGCGGACCGCCCGGCCACGTTCGCGGCCGAGTCCTTCAGCGTGGGCTACCGCAGCGCCAGCATCTCCCCCTACGGCGACCAGTGGAGGAAGATGCGGCGCGTCCTCACAGCCGAGGTGCTCTCCCCGGCCACCGAGCACCGCCTCCGCGGCGCCcgtgaggaggaggccgaccacatGCTGCGGTGGGTGCACGCCCAGTGCAATGCCGGCGGCGTCGTCGTCGACGTGCGCCGCGTGGCCAGGCACTTCTGCGGCAACCTCATCCGGAGGCTCACCCTGGGGCGGCGGCATTTCCGCGACCAGCAGCCGGACGCCGTCGGGGCGCCGGGGCCCGACGAAGAGGAGCACGTGGACGCGCTGTTCGCGGTGCTCGGCTACCTCGACGCGTTCGCCGTGTCTGACTACTTCCCGGCGCTGGTTGGCCTCGACCTGGACGGCCACGAGAAGGTCATCAGGGGCGTGATGAGGACGCTGAACCGGCTGCACGACCCCGTCATCGAGGAGCGGGTGGAGGAGTGGCGGCTGCTGCGGAAAGCCGGCGAGCGGCGCAACGTTGCCGACTTCCTCGACGTGCTCGCCTCGCTTGACGGCGCGGGCGGCCGGCCGCTCCTCACCGTGGAAGAGATCAAGGCACAGGCCATTGTAAGTTATTCATTGCGTTTATGTGCTACAGTAGTACAGTATTATTCTAGTAGTAGTATACTTTCATTCATATATAGAAAGACGATGATCAAAGTCACGTGCAGGAGACCTTAAAGATGTTCATCTTGAATCGGGTGATCGTACGGGGAGTATATCTGGAGCATCGTCTTTAAAATTTTTTTAAAAATTCTGGAAAAAAAGTATGGCGTAGATAATATTGCTAATACCTAACATGTTTCAATTTTTTAATCAAAATTCATAGGACAAGTCgaggaaaaaaagagaggcaaATTCGACTTTGAATGTACCAAAGTTAAGTTGGGCTTTAAATTTGGCCTTTTATCACTACCCATACCAAATTTGGCATATACTCGAATATTTTCTCACAATTATATGTACAAAACGAAGTTGGATATACCATATAATAGACATGAAGCAATGGCAAAGATATACTCTCTCCAATCCATATTATTTGTCGCTCAA
Above is a window of Triticum dicoccoides isolate Atlit2015 ecotype Zavitan chromosome 5B, WEW_v2.0, whole genome shotgun sequence DNA encoding:
- the LOC119305786 gene encoding tyrosine N-monooxygenase-like, with product MEKCSPNATATMPLVNAGAPALAMLAATAATIMLLLAFLRRHSSKTTLSKRGGLPPGPAGLPVLGNMHQMLANKPVFRWLHRLLEDAGGEIVRVRLGPVHVVVVACPAMAREVLRKNDAVFADRPATFAAESFSVGYRSASISPYGDQWRKMRRVLTAEVLSPATEHRLRGAREEEADHMLRWVHAQCNAGGVVVDVRRVARHFCGNLIRRLTLGRRHFRDQQPDAVGAPGPDEEEHVDALFAVLGYLDAFAVSDYFPALVGLDLDGHEKVIRGVMRTLNRLHDPVIEERVEEWRLLRKAGERRNVADFLDVLASLDGAGGRPLLTVEEIKAQAIDIMIASVDNPSNAVEWALAEMMNKPELMRKAMEELDAVVGRDRLVQEPDLRSLNYLKACIREAFRLHPYHPFNPPRVAMADTTVAGYSVPRGSQVVLSRVALGRNPKVWAEPLDFRPERHLAGDEATVALSEPELRFVSFSTGRRGCPGIALGTLFTVMLFARLLQGFTWSMPPGVDGVELREAEASLVLAEPLRLQAKPRLPAHLYGPEYDCSSRQL